The sequence below is a genomic window from Ancylothrix sp. D3o.
GTCAACCACGAGGGTAGGGGTGTTCCATCTGCTAAGGTGACTGTATAAGTTAAATTGTCATTTTGCGGATCTTGAAATGTTGTAGCGGGAATGGTGTAATTAAATAAAGTACCGGCTAAAACATCGTTTTTATCGGAGATAGGAGTTGCTACAAATGGCGTTTCTGGTGATGCTGCTGCTATGACTAAATCAAAGTTTTGATTTGCGGTTCCACCTTTACCATCGCTGACACTAACTGTCACAGAAAGTGTGCCGATATCGGTGGCTGCTGGTGTCCCTAAAAATGTCTTAGTTGCTGGATCAAAGGTTAACCAAGATGGCAGGTTATTTCCATTAGTTAGTTTAACGCTATAGCTGAGTGTATCTCCATCACTATCGCTAAAACTGTTCGCTGGAATTTGAAAATTAAAGGCACTTTTTTCTGTTGCTATTTGTGATGTTATTGTTGTCCCAATTGTGGGTGCATTATTTGTTGGTGTGGGTGTGGGTGTGGGATCTGGTGTGGGTGCCGGTGTGGGATCTGGTGTGGGTGCCGGCGTGGGATCTGGTGTCGGCGTGGGATCTGGTGTCGGCGTGGGATCTGGGGTGGGTGCCGGTGTGGGATCTGATGTGGGTGAGGGATCTGGTGTCGGCGCGGGATCTGGGGTGGGTGCCGGTATTGGTGTCGGCCTGGGATCTGGTGTCGGCGTGGGATCTGGGGTGGGTGCCGGTATTGGTGTCGGTGTGGGTGCCGGTATTGGTGTGGGTGCCGGTGTTGGTGCGGGTGTGGGATCTGGTGTGGGTGCCGGTATTGGTGTTGGTGTCGGTGTTGGTGTTGGGTTAGGTGCCGGTGTGGGTGTCGGTGCCGGGGGTAGAGACGTTCCTTCGGAACTTCTGTACGGTGTTAAACCTACAAAATCACTTCGCTCAATTGTAGCCGCTTCTATGCCCCATAAAATTGCTAAATATTGCCCGGAAATCGTTTCTTGAATAATGCTCGATCCAGCATACTCTCCAGTGCCGGCAAAAATCCTTAATTGCTCAAAACTTAATCCACCAATAACTTCTATTTTGTCAGAACCTTTAACAAAATCTGTAATCCAATCGGCATCTTTAATTTGGGCAGCGGCGGTGGATAATATTCCAGAGATATCTTTGACTAAACCAATTACAAAAGTATCATTACCAGTAGCTCCGGTTAGGGTATCTGCCCCTAAGCCGCCAATGAGCCGGTCATCTCCCATATCTCCTGATAAGATATCGTTGTCTGCTCCTCCGTTAAGGGTGTCATTTCCTTTTCCACCAGCTAGGGTATCACTGCCGGTGTTTCCGAAAAGTTGATCCTCCCCTCCATTGCCAAAAATCAAATCATCACCGCTACCACCGATGAGAACGTCTTGCCCGTTACTATCATTATTGCTGCCGTCGGAACATCCACCAAATAAAGTATCGTTGCCAAGCTCACCATTCACTGTATCATTGCCAAGATCACCAGAGGCTTGATCATTTCCAGCGCCTCCCTGCAAGAGGTCGTTGCCCCGTCCCCCCCGTAGAGTATCATTGCCTTGATTGCCAAATACTAGGTCATCGTCTGCATTTCCAAACAGCAGATCGTCATTGCTATAGCCAAGTAAGATATCATTCCCGGCTTCTCCAGTAAGGATGTCTGCTTCTATTGTTCCGATTAAAATATCACTGTTGCGGTTGTCTTGTTGTTGCGACATAAATTTTGGAATCTTAAAATTTAAGATTCTGAGCATTTAAAATGCAGAGCTAAAGCAGCACTAAGCCAAAGTCAAACCTCAACAGATATTAAATTTACCGTTTAATCTTTTAGGTTTACTAAATACTGCCGACTTTTTCTGCCTTTATATATAAAACCAGTCTTTAGGAAGATGACACCAAAAAAACTACGGAATATTCGGCTTTTTGGGGGAGGGGAAGCCTAAAATAAGGTGAAAATACTCTTGACAAAAGCCCTGGAGTAGCCTATAGGATAAAAAATTTCCATCAGAAATAAGCAAACAAAAAGACAAAACAATAATAAACAAACAATTTAATTTTTGAAGAACCGGCAGCGAATAAAGAAGAGAAAAGCAGTTGACATCTATACCCCACCCATGCTATGCTAAAATTGATAAGGAAGAACTATCTTGCATAGAAAAGAAGAGTGCGGTTGCCTCAAGACGACTAGAGAGAGAAAATAAAGAATCAGAACCATACCTCAAAAAACCAAAAAACCTCTCTTGTACCTAGCTGTGATACCTCTGTTGACTTCGGCGTGACAAAAAAGCCCAGCCACCAAAGAAAAAACCATATTGTCAAAATTAAACGAAAACAGCTATCAGTTGGTTTGAAATGATTGTTAGTGTGTCCTCTGTGGCTGACAATTAAATATGAATTAAAGATTTAGTGTGTGTTGTGTTGAGTTATTTTTTGAGTTTTATTTACCACATTCCTTTGAATTTGTCAAGTAATTTTTTCCTAATCGGACTGTTGGTGGTACAGGTGCCGGCAGTTGTGATTTTGCTGTCCCGCTTGGCAAAAGGCCCAAGCCGTAAACCTCCGATAGAACCGCAACCGGCCAGCCCTGAGTTGCTGGGTAAGGTGAGTGTAGTCGTACCCACCCTCAATGAAGCAGAACGCATTGGCCCTTGTTTGGAAGGTTTAACTCGGCAAAGTTATGAAGTGCGGGAAATTTTGGTGGTGGATAGCCGGTCAGAGGATGGAACAAGGGAACTGGTAAAGGCGGCGGCAGAAAATGACCCGCGTTTTCGTTTAATTACGGATGACCCCCTACCGACCGGCTGGGTAGGCCGGCCTTGGGCTCTGCACACCGGCTTTTTGCAAAGTTCTGAGGGTAGCGAGTGGCTTTTAGGCATTGATGCGGATACTCAACCGAGTCCGGGGTTAGTTGCCGGTTTGGTGAAGGCGGCGGAGGCGGAGGGCTATGATTTAGTTTCGCTTTCGCCGAAATTTATCTTGAAATATCCGGGTGAATTGTGGTTACAACCGGCCCTTTTGTTGACCTTAGTTTATCGGTTTGGCCCCACCGGCGCGGGTAATGCCAAAGCCGAAAGGGTAATGGCAAACGGTCAATGTTTTTTATGTCGGCGTTCGGTTTTAAAAACAGTTGAAGGCTACACCAGTGCTCGCAGTTCGTTTTGCGATGATGTTACTTTAGCCCGAAATATTGCCGCTGCTGGCTATAAAGTTGCTTTTTGGGATGGGGCAAAACTGCTAAAAGTGCGGATGTATGATGGTGCTCTGGAAACTTGGCGCGAATGGGGTAGAAGTCTTGATCTTAAAGATGCCTCTCGTGTAAGTCAAATGTGGGGGGATATTTGGTTACTTTTGGCAACTCAGGGTTTACCTTTGCCGGTGGTTTTAGCAACTTTATTGATTACTCATTCGCTGGCGGTGTCTTTCACAGCAGCCGGTGTTTTGTTGGGGCTAAATTTATTTTTGTTGCTGGTTCGGTTTGGGTTAAATTTTGCTGTTAGTCAGTCTTATGATTTTTCTCAGGCTCAGGCCGGTTGGGTTTTTTGGCTTTCTCCTTTTGCTGATCCTTTAGCTGCGATCCGAATTTTGCTTTCTTCGCTAACCAAACCGAAACAATGGCGGGGACGTAGTTATCAATAAACGGGCCGGTGGAGGGGATTTTTTTTTGCTGGCAGGCAAATTGCCTGTCGGTTCGCTTTTTTTGAGAAATAAAACAAGGCTTTTAAAATGTACTTTTGTGGTGGGAAATTAATTTAATTTGATTTAAAGAGTTATTACAAAAAAATTATAAAGATTTCGCGGATTCATCAGAGTGAGAATATATGATCTTATGATGGAGGGAGGCAAGCGTTCTTCAGCGGCGGATTCAAGATTTGCTGTTTTATTTTGGCATCCAGACTCCTCCTCAAGACATAAAGATTTTTTTAGGTCAGTGTGCGCGAGAAAGAGAGCCCGTTTGTTTCTGACATTGGGCTGGCAAGAGATAGCTTTAACCAATTGTAACGAAGCGGTAAAAGCGGGGTTGCAAACTTGCCTGGTACTAATTGCAAAGGCAAAGGCTTACTCATCAGGGCTTTTTGGCGGTTGTGAGGGCAGACTTTCGGCAACTGCTAGAATTGTTTCATAACAACAGTAAAAAATTTTACTTGATAATTGGGATGGCAGAAGCATAAAAACTATGATGGTGAAATGTTATAGAGAAATTGAGATATTGGTGGTGGAAGACAGCAAGAGGGATAGCCTTTTAAGGAAAAAACCGCTCAATTGTCTACAAATCATTAAGAATTTCATGTTTAGTTCGCATCGAAAAAGTGGGCTAGACTTTTGGTGGAGAGAAAGTGAGTATGCTGATTAAGTTATTTTTTCTCTAACTTTTTAGCGATAAAAAGAGATTTTTGTAATAAAGCCCTTAAGCTACCACGCCTTATGAGGAGAATCTATGAAAGTGCTACCAATTAATGTTTTAATTGTCGAAGATAGCCCAAGCGATGCGTTATTGTGGCAGACAATGTTTTCGACGACGGATTCGCAAGGGTGGCGAGTTTTTTGGGTGAAGAGGTTAAAAGAAGCGGTGGATAGTTGCCGGCAGTGTCAATTTGATGTGGTGCTGCTGGATTTATCTTTGCCAGATTCAGACGGATGGGAAACGGTTGCTGAATTTCACAGTGCGGTTCCTGATGTGCCGGTGGTGGTATTGACGGCGGAAGAAAGCGAAGAAGTTGCGATGCAAGCAATGGCAAAGGGAGCACAAGATTATTTGGTAAAAAATCATATTACTTATCACTTGTTGCTAAGAGCACTTCGCTATGCAATTGAGCGGGGGCAAATTATTAAACAATTACGCGATAGTCAGGAGCAATATCGGGTAATTTTTAACGGTTCTTTTCAGTTGATGGCGGTATTGAGCGTGGAAGGAATATGTTTAGATATTAATCAAACGGCGTTAGATTTTTTCAAAAAATCACGACAAGATTTTTTAGGTAAACGAATTTGGGAAACGCAGTTTTGGCGAGAATCTGAAGAAACAAAACAGTTGTTCCAAACAGCAATTTTAACGGCGGCTGAGGGGAAATTATTTCGGGATGAAATTCAGATAAAGGGGATGGAAAACGGGGGGGTGTGGGTGGATTTTTCGCTGAAGCCGGTGGTGGATGAAAAGGGAAAAGTGGTGCTGCTGATTGCCGAAGCGAGAGATATCAGCGACCGCAAAAAAGCAGAAAATGCTTTGCAAGATGCCAAAGAACAATTACAAGCTGTTTTAAATGCTGTGCCGGGAATTGTGGCTTGGGTTGACAGGGATTTGCGATATTTAGGGGTGAACCAAAACTTAGCAAATATTAAAGATTTGCGGGCGGCGGATTTTGTGGGTAAAAAAGTAGGATTTCACAAAAAGGGCTTGGATTTAAGAGATTTTTTGCAGGAGTTTATGGCGAGTTCGGGAATGGCAGCTAGTCGGATTATTGAATTAGAAATTCTGGGAGGGCGTAAAAATTATTTAATAGTGGCGCAGAAATATCAACAAGGCTTGGCTGCGGTTATCGTTGGTATTGATATTACTGAACGAAAAAAAATTGAGGAGGAAATTGTTAAGACTCTGGAAAAAGAACGGGAACTTAATCAATTAAAGTCTGGTTTAATGCGCTTACTCTTCCATGATATTCGCAACCCGATCAGCAAGATTTTGGTGAGTGCTCAGATGTTGCATAAATTTCCAGAAGATTTTGATATAGAAACAAGAAACCAGCAATTTGAACAAATTTATAAATCAATTGGGGAGTTGCTAAATTTATTAGATGAAGTTTTGGTAAGGAGCCAGACTGAGGCTGGCAAACTTCTTTATAAACCGACATCTATGCCCTTACGAAATATTGCTCAAGAATTGGTGAAAAGCATTACGCCTGTCAGAGAAGATACGCCGATTGTTTTTATTTGGGAAGGGGAAGAAGGGCCGGTAGAAATGGATGAATTTTTAGTGCGGCATATTTTAACAAATTTACTACATAATGCCGTCAAATATTCTCCCCAAGGTGGCGAAATTAGCTTTAAATGTAAGCGGGAGGAAAATTTGGTTATTTTTAAGGTGAAAGACCAAGGGATAGGCATTCCCTTAAAAGATCAGGCAGAACTTTTTGAGACATTTCATCGGGCGAGTAATGTTGGCAAAATAAAAGGTACCGGCCTGGGATTATCGATTGTTAAAAAATGCGTTGATTTGCACGGTGGCGAAATAGAGTTAGAAAGTCAAGAAGGAGTAGGAACAACTTTTATAGTTAAACTTCCTTTAAAGAAGTGTACACTTTCGGTTCATAACGCACCGGCAAGCGAACTGTAAAAGTAGTGCCGGTGGCAATTTTACTTTCTACAGAAATTGTGCCGCCGTGTAAATCTACGGCCTTTTTAACAATTGCTAAACCTAAACCTGTCCCTGGAATTTTGCCGACATTACCGGCGCGGTGGAAGGCTTCAAATAACAGAGGCAAATCATCAGCGGGAATGCCAATTCCCTGATCTTGTACCTGAAAAATTACCTCTTGATCGAGATAAGTCAGCATCAAGCGAACTGTCCCCCCTAGAGGAGAATATTTAATGGCATTGGAAAGCAAATTTGTCAAAATATGCCGCAATAATTTGTCATCAAGACAAGGAAGAAAAACCGTTTTGGGAAAATCTTTATATTTTTCCAAAATTCGGCCCGAACTGCTGTAAGATACGGCTGGAAAATTCAGCGCCAGCTTGCAATCTTCTAGCAATTCGCGGCAAAACTCTTCCACATCCAAAGGTGCAGGCTCAAATGCGAGTTTACCGGCTTCGACTTTACCAATCACCAGGACGTTTTCTAACAAATCCGTCATTTGATTTGCGGCGGCTTTAATTCGTTGAAGATAACGGAGTTTTTTCTCTTGTGAAGATTGCTCTCCATAATGTTGTAATAGTTCAACCGACATAACTATGCTGGTGAGAGGATTGCGAAATTCATGGGAAACCATCGAAACAAACCGAGATTTGATTTCATTGAGTTGTTTTTCTGTTTCTAAAGATTGATGTAACTCAACTATAGACTGCTTTCGCTCGGTTACATCTTCAGCAATACCGGCAATGCGATAAACCATCCCCAAGGAATTGCGAATAGGGA
It includes:
- a CDS encoding putative Ig domain-containing protein → MSQQQDNRNSDILIGTIEADILTGEAGNDILLGYSNDDLLFGNADDDLVFGNQGNDTLRGGRGNDLLQGGAGNDQASGDLGNDTVNGELGNDTLFGGCSDGSNNDSNGQDVLIGGSGDDLIFGNGGEDQLFGNTGSDTLAGGKGNDTLNGGADNDILSGDMGDDRLIGGLGADTLTGATGNDTFVIGLVKDISGILSTAAAQIKDADWITDFVKGSDKIEVIGGLSFEQLRIFAGTGEYAGSSIIQETISGQYLAILWGIEAATIERSDFVGLTPYRSSEGTSLPPAPTPTPAPNPTPTPTPTPIPAPTPDPTPAPTPAPTPIPAPTPTPIPAPTPDPTPTPDPRPTPIPAPTPDPAPTPDPSPTSDPTPAPTPDPTPTPDPTPTPDPTPAPTPDPTPAPTPDPTPTPTPTNNAPTIGTTITSQIATEKSAFNFQIPANSFSDSDGDTLSYSVKLTNGNNLPSWLTFDPATKTFLGTPAATDIGTLSVTVSVSDGKGGTANQNFDLVIAAASPETPFVATPISDKNDVLAGTLFNYTIPATTFQDPQNDNLTYTVTLADGTPLPSWLTFNATSLTFSGTPTNANAGVLEIKITATDPTGNAIIDDFILTVNAVNNSPGAGNISNQNASQDAAFSFAIPAGTFSDIDAGDTLTYTATLADGTALPSWLTFDATTQTFSGTPANGNIGNISVKVTATDSSNASVSSNFDLTVANVNDAPTVTSISNQNASQDAAFNFAIPAGTFSDIDAGDTLTYTATLADGTALPSWLTFDATTQTFSGTPLNGNIGNISVKVTATDSSNASVSSNFDLTVAHVNDAPVAVDDPMPDATVLLSTGILIQASSLLKNDTDADNDILTVTGVSNPTNGTVSLTNGVIKFNPTATGAASFTYTISDGNGGSASATASLNITSVNAVNLSNIVSGTNLPVGAKGFVINGEAAADLSGISVSSAGDVNGDGLADLIVGARLADPAPNNDAGKSYLVFGKTDNTAINLSSLGSGGFIINGEAALDNSGYSVSSAGDVNGDGLADLIVGARNADKLLRS
- the cruG gene encoding 2'-O-glycosyltransferase CruG, yielding MSFIYHIPLNLSSNFFLIGLLVVQVPAVVILLSRLAKGPSRKPPIEPQPASPELLGKVSVVVPTLNEAERIGPCLEGLTRQSYEVREILVVDSRSEDGTRELVKAAAENDPRFRLITDDPLPTGWVGRPWALHTGFLQSSEGSEWLLGIDADTQPSPGLVAGLVKAAEAEGYDLVSLSPKFILKYPGELWLQPALLLTLVYRFGPTGAGNAKAERVMANGQCFLCRRSVLKTVEGYTSARSSFCDDVTLARNIAAAGYKVAFWDGAKLLKVRMYDGALETWREWGRSLDLKDASRVSQMWGDIWLLLATQGLPLPVVLATLLITHSLAVSFTAAGVLLGLNLFLLLVRFGLNFAVSQSYDFSQAQAGWVFWLSPFADPLAAIRILLSSLTKPKQWRGRSYQ
- a CDS encoding ATP-binding protein; the protein is MKVLPINVLIVEDSPSDALLWQTMFSTTDSQGWRVFWVKRLKEAVDSCRQCQFDVVLLDLSLPDSDGWETVAEFHSAVPDVPVVVLTAEESEEVAMQAMAKGAQDYLVKNHITYHLLLRALRYAIERGQIIKQLRDSQEQYRVIFNGSFQLMAVLSVEGICLDINQTALDFFKKSRQDFLGKRIWETQFWRESEETKQLFQTAILTAAEGKLFRDEIQIKGMENGGVWVDFSLKPVVDEKGKVVLLIAEARDISDRKKAENALQDAKEQLQAVLNAVPGIVAWVDRDLRYLGVNQNLANIKDLRAADFVGKKVGFHKKGLDLRDFLQEFMASSGMAASRIIELEILGGRKNYLIVAQKYQQGLAAVIVGIDITERKKIEEEIVKTLEKERELNQLKSGLMRLLFHDIRNPISKILVSAQMLHKFPEDFDIETRNQQFEQIYKSIGELLNLLDEVLVRSQTEAGKLLYKPTSMPLRNIAQELVKSITPVREDTPIVFIWEGEEGPVEMDEFLVRHILTNLLHNAVKYSPQGGEISFKCKREENLVIFKVKDQGIGIPLKDQAELFETFHRASNVGKIKGTGLGLSIVKKCVDLHGGEIELESQEGVGTTFIVKLPLKKCTLSVHNAPASEL